Proteins encoded within one genomic window of Ranitomeya variabilis isolate aRanVar5 chromosome 4, aRanVar5.hap1, whole genome shotgun sequence:
- the LOC143769009 gene encoding uncharacterized protein LOC143769009, whose translation MFSGLDNSGASFLLTNSNLTLTELMDLGFVASVRGNSSPYSTLDHLDHGIKSDESPIFRKPDVTPLTSGRDKPWLSAEESGPAVTRSPLNPEGPVFEQSSIISETINQFNNSIVGVFYGDKVSTPYKEDDSLETTDPLAIDISISKLQDTEVRLNSIRQQKPASPMWEISEINSALEERTPSLEVSDLRFPNDSELLPTQPSTSAPCAQWAGVKHKEMGRSLLQPFRYQRQLSASEIPITILAHPVCSSRIPALSPDKLGK comes from the coding sequence ATGTTTTCTGGCCTGGATAACAGTGGTGCAAGTTTCCTCCTGACTAACTCCAATCTCACACTGACTGAACTTATGGACTTGGGGTTTGTTGCATCAGTGCGGGGTAACTCCTCGCCCTACTCAACACTTGACCACCTAGATCATGGAATAAAGTCTGACGAATCCccaatttttcgaaaacctgatgtAACACCTCTGACAAGTGGCAGAGATAAGCCATGGCTGAGTGCAGAAGAAAGTGGACCGGCTGTTACAAGATCGCCACTGAATCCTGAAGGTCCAGTCTTTGAACAGTCGTCCATAATATCTGAAACTATTAACCAATTTAATAACTCGATTGTAGGGGTCTTTTATGGAGATAAAGTGTCTACACCATATAAGGAAGATGACAGCTTGGAGACCACTGACCCTCTAGCAATAGATATTAGCATCTCAAAACTACAAGATACGGAAGTACGTCTTAATTCTATTAGACAACAGAAACCAGCTTCACCTATGTGGGAGATCTCTGAAATAAACTCTGCACTGGAAGAGCGCACGCCTTCTTTAGAGGTCTCAGACTTGAGGTTCCCAAATGACTCTGAACTGCTACCTACCCAGCCATCTACTTCTGCACCTTGTGCTCAGTGGGCAGGTGTCAAGCACAAAGAGATGGGGCGCTCTTTACTTCAACCTTTCCGCTACCAGCGTCAATTGAGTGCCTCAGAGATTCCAATTACAATTCTTGCTCACCCAGTCTGCTCTTCTCGTATACCTGCTTTGTCTCCTGATAAGCTGGGAAAATAG